A portion of the Fulvia fulva chromosome 1, complete sequence genome contains these proteins:
- a CDS encoding Glucan 1,3-beta-glucosidase — protein sequence MRTTYALAAALVAVPAVFAAEKGIMGFSLGTKKTDGTCKFQQDYEDDFKAMKSHSGATVVRGYAASDCNFAQHILPAAKAQGVKVILGVWPDTDESFKADKDALVKYVPQYKDQVYAVTVGSEALYRGNFTGEQLLDKINDVKEALGGDVKCGTADSWNRWKDGTGDAIIKGGVDIILSNGFSYWQGAAAGRDAIDVYFDDMQQALGHIQEVSGSLDKIEFWNGETGWPSDGGSDYEAAQAGTENAKKFYQEAFCGLLDWGVNAFYFELLDEPWKPKSIGDNGVAQVETHWGAMTAAREPKFNLKC from the exons ATGCGCACGACATACGCTCTCGCGGCTGCCCTGGTGGCAGTGCCGGCGGTTTTTGCTGCTGAGAAGGGCATAATGGGATTCTCCCTTGGCACGAAGAAGACCGATGGTACCTGCAAATTCCAGCAGGACTACGAGGACGATTTCAAGGCGATGAAGAGCCACTCCGGCGCTACTGTTGTTCGAGGATACGCTGCCTCCGACTGCAACTTCGCCCAACACATTCTCCCAGCAGCCAAGGCCCAAGGCGTTAAGGTCATTCTTGGTGTGTGGCCAGATACCGATGAGAGCTTCAAGGCGGACAAGGACGCGCTGGTCAAGTACGTGCCACAATACAAGGACCAGGTCTATGCTGTAACAGTTGGCTCGGAGGCTCTGTACCGTGGCAACTTCACTGGCGAGCAGCTGCTCGACAAGATCAACGACGTCAAAGAGGCGCTTGGTGGAGATGTGAAGTGCGGTACAGCAGACTCATGGAACAGGTGGAAGGATGGCACTGGTGACGCTATCATCAAGGGTGGTGTCGACATCATCCTGTCCAACGGCTTCTCCTACTGGCAAGGTGCTGCTGCGGGTCGCGATGCCATCGACGTGTACTTTGACGACATGCAGCAAGCTCTTGGCCACATCCAGGAAGTCTCCGGCAGCCTGGACAAGATCGAGTTCTGGAACGGCGAGACTGGCTGGCCTTCAGATGGTGGCTCTGACTACGAGGCCGCGCAGGCTGGTACTGAGAATGCCAAGAAGTTCTACCAGGAGGCATTCTGCGGTCTGCTTGACTGGGGTGTCAATGCTTTCTACTTTGAGCTCCTTGATGAGCCCTGGAAGCCAAAGTCCATCGGTGACAACGGTGTCGCTCAGGTTGAG ACTCACTGGGGTGCCATGACTGCTGCACGCGAGCCCAAGTTCAACCTCAAGTGCTAG
- a CDS encoding Pumilio y domain family member 6, with the protein MSKANGLKRKEAPSDARKSDKKQKTYDPKLARAEKKRSHLEQAAMDNDEDFEGLSDNDGGVTLPSNGVQSEEPKKFKLEGGKTSAEAHAEQRRVAKERKAAKPHADIIQRAKQLWERLRRKSHVPKDERKELVAELFSIVEGRVRDFVFKHDSVRVIQCAIKYARPEQLKTIVRELQNDVRELAASKYGKHLVGKMVVEGDREDKDLIIPQFYGHVKRFINHPEASWIMDDIYRQVATPKQKDMLLREWYGTEFALFGQSRPNASDEQTTSDLRMILEETPEKRKPILGYLKQMIDNLIQKQKTGFTMLHDAMLQYFLALEPGTEDHSDFLEMLKGDIDAESEGGGGDLYRNLSFTKNGCKLVCYALAYGSAKDRKVILKCFKDHVETMAYDQYAKMVLVAGLDLPDDTKMTSTSILQDLLGLKMEDTTQRFDRLSDMMTNLNSRLPILYPLAGPAKWLVNDAEKEFTGEIHKIRETTSKKAPEVRRQELIAHISAPLLEFIAERAQSLVTSSFASQAVTEILLECHDKDNTQRDAAKKAVAALAAGDPNEEGHVAKDPATGRMLRTLVSGGSFDPKTKKVVLVEPRLGFGEVLYPVIKDKLVEWACCDSSFVVVSLLESEDVPDKVKNEVKATLEDAKKQLKKAAEGEKSAKAEGGKKDKKPKGNAGARILLEKI; encoded by the coding sequence ATGTCGAAAGCCAACGGACTCAAGCGCAAGGAAGCGCCGTCGGACGCACGCAAAAGCGACAAGAAGCAGAAGACGTACGACCCCAAGCTCGCCAGAGCAGAGAAAAAGCGATCCCACCTCGAACAAGCTGCAATGGACAACGATGAGGATTTCGAGGGTCTGTCAGACAACGACGGCGGTGTAACGCTACCTTCAAACGGCGTCCAGTCAGAAGAGCCCAAGAAGTTCAAGCTAGAAGGAGGGAAGACATCAGCAGAGGCGCACGCAGAGCAACGACGAGTCGCAAAGGAACGAAAGGCAGCGAAGCCACACGCCGACATCATTCAACGAGCGAAACAACTATGGGAGAGACTGCGCCGAAAGTCACATGTGCCCAAGGACGAGAGGAAAGAGCTGGTCGCAGAACTGTTCAGCATCGTTGAGGGCAGAGTGCGGGACTTCGTCTTCAAGCACGACAGTGTTCGTGTGATTCAGTGCGCCATCAAATATGCCCGTCCAGAACAGCTGAAGACGATTGTCAGAGAGCTACAAAATGACGTGCGCGAGTTGGCCGCCAGCAAGTATGGCAAGCACTTGGTCGGCAAGATGGTCGTCGAAGGAGATCGCGAGGACAAGGACTTGATCATCCCACAGTTCTACGGACACGTCAAGAGGTTCATAAACCATCCCGAAGCCAGCTGGATCATGGACGACATCTACCGCCAAGTGGCTACACCAAAGCAGAAGGACATGCTGTTGAGAGAGTGGTACGGCACAGAGTTCGCACTTTTCGGGCAGTCGAGACCCAACGCCTCAGACGAGCAGACGACTTCAGACTTGCGCATGATCCTAGAAGAGACCCCCGAAAAGCGCAAACCCATCCTGGGATACCTGAAGCAGATGATCGACAACCTCATCCAAAAGCAGAAGACGGGCTTCACCATGCTGCACGACGCCATGCTGCAGTACTTCCTCGCACTCGAACCTGGCACTGAAGACCACTCTGACTTCCTCGAGATGCTCAAGGGCGACATCGACGCCGAGTCAGAAGGTGGAGGCGGCGATCTGTACCGCAACTTGTCCTTCACCAAGAACGGCTGCAAGCTCGTCTGCTACGCTCTCGCATACGGTTCAGCCAAAGACCGCAAAGTCATCCTTAAATGCTTCAAAGACCACGTCGAGACCATGGCCTACGACCAATACGCCAAAATGGTCCTCGTCGCCGGTCTCGACCTGCCCGACGACACAAAGATGACCTCCACTTCCATCCTGCAAGACCTCCTCGGCCTGAAAATGGAAGACACCACCCAACGTTTCGACCGCCTCTCCGACATGATGACGAACCTCAACTCCCGCCTCCCCATCCTCTACCCACTAGCCGGACCCGCGAAATGGCTCGTCAACGATGCTGAGAAAGAGTTCACCGGTGAGATTCACAAGATTCGGGAGACAACGTCAAAGAAAGCGCCAGAGGTCAGGAGACAAGAGTTGATCGCCCATATCTCCGCGCCACTGCTTGAATTCATCGCCGAGCGGGCACAGAGTTTGGTGACTTCGTCATTTGCGAGCCAGGCTGTGACGGAGATTCTGCTGGAATGTCATGATAAGGATAACACGCAACGAGATGCGGCGAAGAAGGCGGTTGCTGCGTTAGCGGCGGGTGATCCTAACGAGGAAGGGCATGTTGCGAAAGATCCTGCTACAGGAAGGATGTTGAGGACGCTGGTTTCTGGAGGGTCTTTCGATCCGAAGACGAAGAAGGTGGTGCTGGTGGAGCCGCGACTTGGGTTCGGAGAGGTGCTGTACCCAGTCATCAAGGACAAATTAGTGGAGTGGGCGTGCTGTGATTCGAGCTTCGTGGTGGTGTCATTGTTGGAGAGTGAGGATGTGCCGGACAAGGTCAAGAATGAGGTTAAGGCGACGTTGGAGGATGCGAAGAAGCAGTTGAAGAAGGCGGCGGAGGGTGAGAAGAGTGCAAAGGCGGAAGGTGGGAAGAAGGACAAGAAACCCAAGGGAAATGCTGGAGCGCGCATTTTGCTGGAGAAGATCTAA